A section of the Microbacterium forte genome encodes:
- a CDS encoding ABC transporter substrate-binding protein, translated as MRRTRILGALGAVATLALVAGCASGATDDATNEDATIFIGSLYEPTNLSNTQGGGQGVTEALTGNVYEGLYRLTDDGEVEPLLAEDAQVSDDGLTYTITLRDDVTFHSGDPLTSADVKSSVEAVTAEDSVSARKSSFKTIADIATPDDQTVVFTLSQRSISFLYNLSYVWVVNDEAGDITGSEDGTGPYTLDEWKKGSTLTLERWDDYWGEPAKNAEVVYTYFTDATAENNALATGEIDVITSVQSPDSLAQFDNDDYVISEGTSTTKELLAFNDRVAPFDNALVRKAIYSAIDTQKLLESIWGDYGTLIGSMVPPTDPWYEDLTAVNPYDVELSKDLLAQAGYADGFTFTLDTPSYDPHPAVAEFLQSQLAEVGITVEINTISADEWYTKVFKEQDFEATLQEHVNDRDVVWYGNPDFYWGYNDAQVQQWVAEAEQAATTDEQTALLKQVNEKIAEDAASVWLYLYPQIVVASSDLSGYPVNGLNSQFFAYDIVKS; from the coding sequence ATGAGAAGAACCCGCATCCTCGGCGCGCTCGGCGCCGTGGCCACGCTCGCCCTCGTGGCCGGATGCGCGTCGGGCGCCACCGACGACGCCACGAACGAAGACGCCACGATCTTCATCGGGTCTCTGTACGAGCCCACCAACCTGAGCAACACGCAAGGCGGCGGCCAGGGCGTGACCGAGGCCCTGACCGGCAACGTCTATGAGGGCCTCTACCGCCTGACCGACGACGGCGAGGTCGAGCCGCTTCTCGCCGAAGACGCTCAGGTGTCCGACGACGGCCTCACCTACACGATCACGCTGCGCGACGACGTGACCTTCCACTCCGGTGACCCGCTGACCTCCGCCGATGTGAAGTCGAGCGTCGAGGCCGTCACCGCCGAGGACTCGGTCTCTGCCCGCAAGTCGAGCTTCAAGACGATCGCCGACATCGCGACCCCCGACGACCAGACCGTCGTCTTCACGCTGTCGCAGCGGTCGATCTCGTTCCTCTACAACCTCAGCTACGTCTGGGTCGTGAACGACGAGGCCGGCGACATCACCGGGTCGGAAGACGGCACCGGGCCCTACACGCTCGACGAGTGGAAGAAGGGCTCGACCCTGACGCTCGAGCGCTGGGACGACTACTGGGGCGAGCCGGCCAAGAACGCCGAGGTCGTCTACACCTACTTCACCGACGCGACCGCCGAGAACAACGCTCTGGCCACGGGCGAGATCGACGTGATCACGAGCGTGCAGAGCCCGGATTCGCTCGCGCAGTTCGACAACGACGACTACGTGATCAGCGAGGGAACCTCGACCACGAAGGAGCTGCTCGCCTTCAACGACCGCGTCGCCCCCTTCGACAACGCACTCGTGCGCAAGGCGATCTACTCGGCGATCGACACCCAGAAGCTCCTCGAGTCGATCTGGGGCGACTACGGCACGCTCATCGGCTCGATGGTGCCGCCGACCGACCCCTGGTACGAGGACCTCACCGCGGTGAACCCCTACGACGTCGAGCTGTCGAAGGATCTGCTCGCTCAGGCCGGCTACGCCGACGGCTTCACGTTCACGCTCGACACCCCGAGCTACGACCCGCACCCCGCCGTGGCGGAGTTCCTGCAGTCACAGCTCGCGGAGGTCGGCATCACGGTCGAGATCAACACGATCAGCGCCGACGAGTGGTACACGAAGGTGTTCAAGGAGCAGGACTTCGAGGCCACGCTCCAGGAGCACGTGAACGACCGTGACGTGGTCTGGTACGGCAACCCCGACTTCTACTGGGGATACAACGACGCCCAGGTGCAGCAGTGGGTCGCGGAGGCCGAGCAGGCAGCCACGACCGACGAGCAGACCGCCCTGCTGAAGCAGGTCAACGAGAAGATCGCCGAGGATGCCGCGAGCGTATGGTTGTACCTCTACCCGCAGATCGTGGTCGCCTCGAGTGACCTCAGCGGATACCCGGTCAACGGCCTGAACTCCCAGTTCTTCGCCTACGACATCGTCAAGTCCTGA
- a CDS encoding DUF1684 domain-containing protein, whose protein sequence is MSEREDHTQWQAERRASVTSATGNLALIETRWTGEAPDLDAEQQAASDTVTVTRIQRTNIETGEAEHGLRLWDADAPAIRAFDRIDTYDYDPAWVLEGHFTPVSGDRRVSFEHIRDNGGTRELVVPGDIHFELDGREYDLAAFDDGGTLLLVFGDETNGAETYGSGRFLFVELRDDEGTVVLDFNRAFVPPCGFSAQYNCPLPPASNRFPLPIRAGEKNVVFRDGFDIYAA, encoded by the coding sequence ATGTCTGAACGCGAAGATCACACCCAATGGCAGGCCGAGCGCCGCGCCTCCGTCACGTCCGCGACGGGCAACCTCGCCCTGATCGAGACCCGCTGGACGGGCGAGGCGCCTGATCTGGATGCCGAGCAGCAGGCGGCATCCGACACGGTGACCGTGACGCGGATCCAGCGCACGAACATCGAGACCGGCGAGGCCGAGCACGGACTGCGTCTGTGGGATGCCGATGCACCGGCGATCCGCGCCTTCGACCGCATCGACACCTACGACTACGACCCTGCGTGGGTGCTCGAGGGCCACTTCACCCCGGTGTCCGGCGATCGCCGAGTGTCGTTCGAGCACATCCGCGACAACGGCGGCACACGCGAGCTCGTCGTCCCCGGCGACATCCACTTCGAGCTCGACGGCCGTGAATACGATCTGGCCGCCTTCGACGACGGCGGCACCCTGCTGCTCGTGTTCGGTGATGAGACGAACGGCGCCGAGACCTACGGATCCGGCCGCTTCCTGTTCGTCGAGCTGCGCGACGACGAGGGCACCGTGGTGCTCGACTTCAACCGCGCCTTCGTGCCGCCGTGCGGGTTCAGCGCCCAGTACAACTGCCCGTTGCCGCCGGCATCCAACCGCTTCCCCCTGCCTATCCGAGCAGGCGAGAAGAACGTCGTCTTCCGCGACGGCTTCGACATCTACGCGGCGTGA
- a CDS encoding Lrp/AsnC family transcriptional regulator — translation MSTKSDEAVKQSGRSAAPLDDIGYRILETLRDNGRISIAALAETVGISRANAYTRVETLMQDGVITGFSARVDQSKAGLSIGALVFVTVHPQAWASFRESVLEMPDVEWCAITTGEHDAMLLIRAVDVSGVHEFTTGVVAQLPEVRTVVSVVVLDEVIRRSFLLPSDLPERDLATPLGMTRWTPATPGRDMLPPR, via the coding sequence GTGTCCACCAAGAGCGACGAAGCCGTGAAGCAATCTGGACGAAGTGCCGCCCCACTGGACGACATCGGATACAGAATCCTCGAGACGCTGCGCGATAACGGTCGGATCTCGATCGCCGCGCTGGCCGAGACCGTGGGGATTTCTCGCGCGAACGCCTACACGCGCGTCGAGACGCTCATGCAGGACGGCGTCATCACCGGGTTCAGCGCGCGGGTCGATCAGTCCAAGGCGGGGCTGTCGATCGGTGCGCTCGTCTTCGTCACCGTGCATCCGCAGGCCTGGGCGTCGTTCCGCGAGAGCGTGCTCGAGATGCCCGACGTCGAGTGGTGCGCCATCACCACGGGCGAGCACGACGCCATGCTGCTCATCCGTGCCGTCGACGTGAGCGGCGTGCACGAGTTCACGACCGGCGTCGTCGCGCAGCTGCCCGAGGTGCGCACCGTCGTCAGCGTGGTCGTGCTCGACGAGGTGATCCGCCGGTCGTTCCTGCTGCCGAGCGACCTGCCGGAGCGCGACCTGGCGACGCCGCTGGGCATGACGCGATGGACTCCGGCGACGCCGGGTCGCGACATGCTGCCGCCACGCTGA
- a CDS encoding ABC transporter substrate-binding protein — protein sequence MSSRRSTSVIAIGAVALFALAGCSGGNSANTGGESSGSDSLVIDTAFSIETADPGHTYDPTGNMIAKALYETLVDFEGSDVSTPVPGLASWEQNDEATEFTFTLEGDRVFSDGTPIEAKDVVFTLQRIQGMTDAKPNFLLGGLTITEVDEKTISITSETPLLQLPAILANPALGIVNSDVVIENGGSIDGSDSAQSFLDGESAGSGPFVLDTLDLSSQVVLTKSDEYNGDEEAAYGRVVVRNVSESATQLANLKGGDSMVAMDLNGDQVSGLGDGLNVESVPSGQTIFLLLNQSEAVAGELANVKIAEAIRYALDYDALLELAGAGAVQATGVIPPGFEGALDTGVEQDLDKAEAALAEAGYTGQTLKLQFPNDYPVGGVEFTPLAERIQAQLEDAGITVELAPAPFATELDAYVNGTEGFGLWFWGPDYADSANFLPFAPGLKVGLRAGWAAEANPEIAGIAAGAAAATDEAQRSEAFTSFAEAMQAEGPFVPLIVPGRNIATADAVTGAVYNSVWEMDIAEITPAG from the coding sequence ATGTCGTCACGTCGCAGCACGTCCGTCATCGCGATCGGAGCTGTCGCGCTCTTCGCTCTCGCCGGTTGCTCCGGTGGCAACTCGGCGAACACCGGGGGAGAATCCTCCGGTTCCGACTCGCTGGTCATCGACACCGCGTTCTCGATCGAGACCGCCGACCCCGGTCACACCTACGACCCGACCGGCAACATGATCGCGAAGGCGCTCTACGAGACCCTCGTCGACTTCGAGGGCTCGGATGTCTCGACCCCTGTGCCCGGCCTCGCGTCGTGGGAGCAGAACGATGAGGCGACCGAGTTCACCTTCACGCTCGAAGGCGACCGCGTCTTCTCCGACGGCACGCCGATCGAGGCGAAGGATGTCGTCTTCACCCTGCAGCGCATCCAGGGCATGACCGACGCCAAGCCGAACTTCCTCCTGGGCGGTCTGACGATCACCGAGGTCGACGAGAAGACGATCTCGATCACCTCCGAGACGCCGCTGCTGCAGCTGCCCGCGATCCTCGCCAACCCTGCGCTCGGCATCGTCAACTCCGATGTGGTCATCGAGAACGGCGGATCGATCGACGGCTCCGACAGTGCGCAGAGCTTCCTCGACGGCGAGTCCGCCGGCTCCGGTCCGTTCGTGCTCGACACGCTCGACCTCTCGTCGCAGGTCGTGCTGACCAAGAGCGACGAGTACAACGGGGACGAAGAGGCGGCATACGGCCGCGTCGTCGTGCGCAACGTCTCGGAGAGCGCGACGCAGCTCGCGAACCTCAAGGGCGGCGACTCGATGGTCGCGATGGACCTCAACGGCGACCAGGTCTCCGGCCTCGGCGACGGACTGAACGTCGAGTCGGTGCCGTCGGGCCAGACGATCTTCCTGCTGCTCAACCAGTCGGAGGCCGTCGCGGGAGAGCTCGCGAACGTCAAGATCGCCGAGGCGATCCGCTACGCACTCGACTACGACGCGCTGCTCGAGCTCGCAGGTGCGGGAGCCGTGCAGGCGACCGGCGTGATCCCGCCCGGATTCGAGGGCGCCCTCGACACCGGTGTGGAGCAGGACCTCGACAAGGCCGAGGCTGCTCTCGCGGAAGCCGGCTACACGGGTCAGACCCTCAAGCTGCAGTTCCCGAACGACTACCCGGTCGGCGGTGTGGAGTTCACCCCGCTCGCCGAGCGCATCCAGGCTCAGCTCGAGGATGCCGGCATCACGGTCGAACTCGCACCGGCGCCGTTCGCCACCGAGCTCGACGCCTACGTCAACGGCACCGAGGGCTTCGGCCTGTGGTTCTGGGGCCCGGACTACGCCGACTCGGCGAACTTCCTCCCGTTCGCTCCCGGCCTGAAGGTCGGTCTGCGCGCAGGCTGGGCCGCTGAGGCGAACCCCGAGATCGCAGGCATCGCAGCCGGTGCTGCCGCCGCGACCGACGAGGCCCAGCGCAGCGAGGCCTTCACCTCGTTCGCCGAGGCGATGCAGGCCGAGGGCCCCTTCGTGCCGCTGATCGTCCCCGGCCGCAACATCGCCACGGCGGATGCCGTCACCGGCGCCGTGTACAACTCGGTGTGGGAGATGGACATCGCCGAGATCACGCCTGCCGGCTGA
- a CDS encoding ABC transporter permease: MTTVAVRRQAQRRRSPLVGYLLRRIGTSLLLLVGVTIVTFALTNLVPGDPVSAALGEGASQNPETREAFIKAQGLDQPLFVQYFIYMGNLFRGDLGTSLVTGRPVTSDLATAVPATIEIAIGAIILSLAVSVVLGTLAAYRRGLVTDQVIRIVTLIGLSVPTFWLALVSFYVFFLELRIAPGSGRISPSITPPPRITGLYTVDYLLNGDGVGFADALAHLALPVMVLSLVTIGLLTRFIRTSVLEVLGSDYVRAARAKGLPAMRVILDYVLRGASLPILTIVGVAFGSLLSGTVLVESVFAWPGLGTYAYNSAANLDLPGIMGVGLVVGFIYLLINFVVDLLYGVLDPRVRIA; encoded by the coding sequence ATGACGACGGTGGCCGTGCGACGGCAGGCTCAGCGTCGCAGGTCACCGCTCGTCGGATACCTGCTGCGCCGGATCGGCACTTCGCTGCTCCTTCTCGTGGGCGTCACGATCGTGACCTTCGCGCTGACGAACCTCGTGCCCGGCGACCCCGTGTCGGCGGCGCTGGGCGAGGGAGCATCGCAGAACCCCGAGACGCGTGAGGCGTTCATCAAGGCCCAGGGCCTCGATCAGCCTCTCTTCGTGCAGTACTTCATCTACATGGGCAACCTGTTTCGAGGAGACCTCGGAACATCGCTGGTGACCGGGCGACCGGTCACCAGCGACCTGGCCACCGCGGTGCCGGCGACGATCGAGATCGCGATCGGGGCCATCATCCTCAGCCTCGCGGTGAGCGTCGTGCTCGGAACCCTCGCGGCCTACCGTCGCGGCCTCGTCACCGACCAGGTCATCCGCATCGTGACGCTGATCGGGCTGAGCGTCCCGACGTTCTGGCTCGCACTGGTCAGCTTCTACGTGTTCTTCCTCGAGTTGCGCATCGCGCCCGGCTCCGGTCGCATCTCTCCGTCGATCACGCCGCCACCACGCATCACCGGGCTCTACACGGTCGACTACCTCCTCAACGGAGACGGCGTCGGATTCGCCGATGCCCTCGCCCACCTCGCCCTCCCGGTCATGGTGCTGTCGCTCGTGACGATCGGTCTGCTGACGCGCTTCATCCGCACATCGGTGCTCGAGGTGCTCGGCAGCGACTACGTGCGCGCGGCCCGCGCCAAGGGCCTTCCGGCCATGCGCGTGATCCTCGACTACGTGCTCCGAGGGGCATCCCTGCCGATCCTCACCATCGTCGGCGTCGCCTTCGGCTCGCTGCTCTCCGGCACCGTGCTCGTCGAGTCGGTGTTCGCGTGGCCCGGCCTGGGCACCTACGCCTACAACTCGGCGGCGAACCTCGACCTCCCCGGAATCATGGGCGTCGGTCTCGTCGTCGGCTTCATCTACCTCCTCATCAACTTCGTCGTCGATCTGCTCTACGGCGTCCTCGACCCGAGAGTGAGGATCGCATGA
- a CDS encoding ABC transporter permease — protein sequence MSRIDSASGPWRFRFRWPRAWRTPLGVIGTVIAGAWIIVAFTAQWWVPYGPNAQVLPRLQAPGIDTLLGTDGNGRDIFSRLMTGATVSLPLALMLVIAAMIIGTVIGAVAGYFGGWVDETLMRITDLFMAFPTVILAMVVAASLGPSLFNAVIAAIVVSWPQYSRVTRSIVLGLRGQNYVIAGRLLGHSPLRTLFIDILPNIAGPVLVLATLDIGAAILLLSGLSFLGLGAQPPTAEWGSMISAAMQNFDAWWLGVFPGLAILTVVLAFNFLGDAMRDILDPTAEVTHEKQAEHVASAKGAAA from the coding sequence ATGAGCCGCATCGACTCGGCATCCGGTCCCTGGCGGTTCCGGTTCCGCTGGCCCCGCGCCTGGCGCACGCCGCTCGGCGTGATCGGCACCGTCATCGCCGGAGCATGGATCATCGTCGCCTTCACCGCGCAGTGGTGGGTTCCCTACGGCCCCAATGCCCAGGTGCTTCCTCGTCTGCAGGCGCCGGGAATCGACACACTGCTCGGCACCGACGGCAACGGGCGAGACATCTTCTCGCGCCTGATGACCGGTGCGACGGTGAGCCTTCCGCTCGCCCTCATGCTCGTGATCGCCGCGATGATCATCGGCACCGTGATCGGCGCCGTCGCCGGCTACTTCGGCGGCTGGGTCGACGAGACGCTGATGCGAATCACCGATCTGTTCATGGCGTTCCCGACGGTCATCCTCGCGATGGTGGTGGCGGCATCCCTCGGGCCGTCGCTGTTCAACGCGGTGATCGCGGCGATCGTGGTCTCGTGGCCGCAGTACTCGCGAGTCACGCGCAGCATCGTGCTCGGACTCCGCGGGCAGAACTACGTCATCGCCGGTCGTCTGCTCGGACACTCGCCGCTGCGGACGCTGTTCATCGACATCCTTCCGAACATCGCCGGACCCGTGCTGGTGCTCGCCACCCTCGACATCGGTGCGGCGATCCTGCTGCTCTCCGGCCTCTCGTTCCTCGGGCTCGGCGCGCAGCCCCCGACCGCAGAGTGGGGATCGATGATCTCCGCCGCCATGCAGAACTTCGATGCCTGGTGGCTCGGGGTCTTCCCCGGTCTCGCGATCCTCACCGTGGTGCTCGCCTTCAACTTCCTCGGTGACGCGATGCGCGACATCCTCGACCCGACGGCCGAGGTCACGCACGAGAAGCAGGCCGAGCACGTGGCGTCGGCGAAGGGGGCGGCAGCATGA
- a CDS encoding ABC transporter ATP-binding protein yields the protein MTASTLTSALSIRDLTIDIGRPLVHGISLELEAGRIHGLAGESGSGKTLTALAVLGLLPRQARTGGSITLAGEELVGMRRRALNRIRGKRIAMIFQDPSASLHPQLPIGRQLTDHMRVHLGLRGEAAKARAIELLETVQVPNPDAALKRYPHQFSGGQRQRIAIACALACDPEVLLADEPTTALDVTVQAGILRLLRDLATDRNLAVLLVTHDLGVMSAIADEVAVMKNGQIVERADRATLFRDPQHEYTRTLLAALPGSKLEIASPDPALIDPVMSDAALSDAAVKDAEEEAADE from the coding sequence ATGACCGCCTCGACCCTCACGAGCGCGCTGAGCATCCGTGACCTGACGATCGACATCGGTCGCCCACTCGTGCACGGCATCTCGCTCGAGCTCGAAGCCGGTCGCATCCACGGCCTCGCCGGCGAATCCGGATCGGGCAAGACACTCACCGCGCTCGCCGTGCTCGGGCTGCTGCCCCGGCAGGCGCGCACCGGCGGATCCATCACGCTCGCGGGGGAGGAGCTCGTCGGCATGCGCCGCCGCGCCCTCAACCGCATCCGCGGCAAGCGCATCGCGATGATCTTCCAGGACCCGTCGGCGTCGCTGCACCCGCAGCTGCCGATCGGCCGGCAGCTCACCGACCACATGCGCGTGCATCTCGGTCTTCGGGGCGAGGCCGCGAAGGCCAGAGCCATCGAGCTGCTCGAGACGGTGCAGGTGCCGAATCCGGATGCGGCACTGAAGCGCTACCCCCACCAGTTCTCCGGAGGTCAGCGCCAGCGCATCGCCATCGCGTGTGCGCTCGCGTGCGACCCCGAGGTGCTGCTGGCCGACGAGCCCACCACCGCGCTCGACGTCACGGTGCAGGCCGGCATCCTCCGGCTGCTGCGCGACCTCGCGACCGACCGCAATCTCGCCGTGCTGCTCGTCACGCACGACCTGGGCGTCATGAGTGCGATCGCCGATGAGGTCGCCGTGATGAAGAACGGGCAGATCGTCGAGCGGGCAGACCGCGCGACCCTGTTCCGCGACCCGCAGCACGAGTACACCCGCACGCTGCTCGCGGCCCTGCCGGGATCGAAGCTCGAGATCGCCTCACCGGATCCCGCGCTCATCGATCCGGTGATGTCGGATGCGGCGCTCTCGGATGCTGCCGTCAAGGATGCCGAAGAGGAGGCCGCAGATGAGTGA
- a CDS encoding ABC transporter ATP-binding protein — MSEIAVLDAQGVVVRYPGSPPVVAVDGVSLTVAPGETVALVGESGSGKSSLARAVVGIEKLAGGEVRFRGEPVKPLGIRRRDLALTGIQMVFQDPSTSLNPRRRVGDQIADGIATARARGAEGSTVPEWLDRVGLPTEVATRFPHQFSGGQKQRLAIARALAARPSLLVADEPISALDASTQTSVAGLMRDLVAEAGAGMLFISHDLAVVRRIADRTFVMFAGRVLEAGATDRVWSAPQHPYTQALLAAIPEPDGAGRIPVAPSTNERIVWSEIAPVID; from the coding sequence ATGAGTGAGATCGCCGTCCTCGACGCGCAGGGAGTCGTCGTGCGCTACCCCGGGAGCCCGCCGGTGGTCGCCGTCGACGGCGTCTCGCTGACCGTCGCCCCTGGAGAGACCGTCGCGCTCGTGGGCGAGTCCGGCAGCGGCAAGTCGAGCCTGGCCCGCGCGGTCGTCGGCATCGAGAAGCTCGCCGGGGGAGAGGTGCGGTTCCGCGGCGAGCCCGTGAAGCCGCTCGGCATCCGCCGGCGGGATCTCGCTCTCACCGGCATCCAGATGGTGTTCCAGGATCCGTCGACGTCGCTCAACCCGCGGCGTCGCGTGGGCGACCAGATCGCCGACGGCATCGCGACCGCCCGCGCTCGCGGCGCCGAAGGATCGACCGTCCCCGAGTGGCTCGACCGCGTCGGGCTGCCCACCGAGGTCGCCACGCGCTTCCCGCATCAGTTCTCGGGCGGTCAGAAGCAGCGGCTCGCGATCGCGCGGGCGCTCGCCGCGCGGCCGTCGCTGCTCGTCGCCGACGAGCCGATCTCCGCTCTGGATGCATCGACCCAGACGAGCGTCGCCGGTCTCATGCGAGACCTCGTCGCCGAGGCCGGCGCGGGGATGCTGTTCATCTCGCACGACCTCGCCGTCGTCCGGCGCATCGCCGATCGGACCTTCGTGATGTTCGCCGGACGCGTGCTCGAAGCGGGGGCCACCGATCGTGTGTGGTCTGCGCCGCAGCATCCGTACACTCAGGCGCTGCTCGCGGCGATCCCCGAGCCCGACGGAGCAGGTCGCATCCCGGTCGCGCCCTCGACGAACGAGCGCATCGTCTGGTCGGAGATCGCCCCCGTCATCGACTGA
- the rpsF gene encoding 30S ribosomal protein S6: MTHQYELMVILTPEIDERQVAPTLDKFLKVITNDGGSIDKVDIWGKRRLAYEIQKKNEGIYAVVNFTATSEATQELDRQLKLNEQIMRTKVLRSEEAQAMVAFEAKRTEEKAARKAAKAAKA; the protein is encoded by the coding sequence GTGACGCACCAGTACGAACTCATGGTCATTCTGACCCCCGAGATCGACGAGCGCCAGGTAGCCCCTACGCTCGACAAGTTCCTGAAGGTCATCACCAACGATGGTGGCTCGATTGACAAGGTCGACATCTGGGGTAAGCGCCGTCTGGCTTACGAGATCCAGAAGAAGAACGAGGGCATCTACGCCGTCGTCAACTTCACCGCCACCAGCGAGGCCACGCAGGAGCTCGACCGTCAGCTGAAGCTGAACGAGCAGATCATGCGCACCAAGGTCCTCCGTTCTGAGGAAGCTCAGGCGATGGTCGCGTTCGAAGCGAAGCGCACCGAAGAGAAGGCTGCTCGCAAGGCCGCCAAGGCTGCGAAGGCCTGA
- a CDS encoding single-stranded DNA-binding protein: MAGETVITVVGNLTADPELRYTQNGLPVANFTIASTPRNFDRAANEWKDGEALFLRASVWREFAEHVAGSLTKGMRVMAQGRLRQRSYQDREGNQRTAIELEVDEIGPSLRYATAQVTRAASTGGGGGGGGGQSRPAQQQQVSEEPWSTPGSSTSADAWSTPGSFGDDTPF, from the coding sequence ATGGCCGGCGAAACAGTCATCACCGTGGTGGGTAACCTCACGGCCGACCCCGAGCTGCGCTACACGCAGAACGGACTGCCGGTGGCGAACTTCACCATCGCTTCGACGCCTCGGAACTTCGACCGCGCCGCCAACGAGTGGAAGGACGGCGAAGCGCTGTTCCTCCGTGCGTCGGTCTGGCGCGAGTTCGCCGAGCACGTGGCGGGTTCGCTGACCAAGGGCATGCGCGTCATGGCGCAGGGCCGTCTGCGTCAGCGCTCCTACCAGGACCGCGAGGGCAACCAGCGCACCGCTATCGAGCTGGAGGTCGACGAGATCGGCCCCTCGCTTCGGTACGCGACCGCGCAGGTCACCCGTGCGGCGTCGACCGGTGGCGGCGGCGGTGGTGGCGGCGGACAGTCGCGCCCCGCTCAGCAGCAGCAGGTGTCGGAAGAGCCGTGGTCAACCCCCGGCTCGTCGACGAGCGCAGACGCCTGGAGCACTCCGGGCAGCTTCGGCGACGACACCCCCTTCTGA
- the rpsR gene encoding 30S ribosomal protein S18, producing MAGKSSGDRRKPRKGGKPTAPAKSIRVGVIDYKDVSTLRKFVSERGKIRARRITGVSVQEQRLIATAIKNAREMALLPYAGAGR from the coding sequence ATGGCTGGAAAGTCTAGCGGCGACCGCCGCAAGCCGCGGAAGGGTGGCAAGCCCACCGCTCCCGCGAAGTCGATCCGGGTCGGAGTCATCGATTACAAGGATGTCTCCACCCTCCGCAAGTTCGTCTCGGAGCGTGGCAAGATCCGCGCCCGTCGTATCACCGGTGTTTCGGTGCAGGAGCAGCGTCTGATCGCCACCGCGATCAAGAACGCACGCGAAATGGCACTCCTGCCCTACGCTGGCGCCGGCCGGTAA
- the rplI gene encoding 50S ribosomal protein L9, which yields MAKLILTNEVAGLGSAGDVVEVKNGFARNYLIPQGFATAWTRGGEKQVASIQAARQARAIHDRDEAVALKNSLEATKVRLAVKAGNEGRLFGSVKTDHIADAVAAAGLGSIDKRKVHIPSAIKSVGEHEATVRLHDDVTAVITLQVVAAK from the coding sequence ATGGCAAAGCTGATTCTCACGAACGAGGTCGCCGGGCTTGGTAGCGCCGGTGACGTAGTCGAGGTCAAGAACGGGTTCGCCCGCAACTACCTCATCCCCCAGGGCTTCGCTACGGCGTGGACCCGCGGTGGCGAAAAGCAGGTCGCTTCGATCCAGGCTGCTCGTCAGGCTCGCGCGATCCACGACCGCGACGAGGCCGTGGCGCTGAAGAACTCCCTCGAGGCCACCAAGGTGCGCCTGGCCGTCAAGGCCGGCAACGAGGGTCGCCTCTTCGGTTCGGTCAAGACCGATCACATCGCGGATGCTGTCGCAGCCGCGGGTCTCGGCTCGATCGACAAGCGCAAGGTGCACATCCCGTCGGCGATCAAGTCGGTCGGCGAGCACGAGGCCACCGTTCGTCTGCACGACGACGTGACCGCAGTCATCACGCTGCAGGTCGTCGCCGCCAAGTAA